In Lotus japonicus ecotype B-129 chromosome 5, LjGifu_v1.2, one genomic interval encodes:
- the LOC130720300 gene encoding receptor-like protein EIX2 — protein sequence MGRYVSGAAACVVLLFLAEIAQVCFFLCANSSSVVVPPCIGRERQALLEFKASFQSYPSFSRLSSWKETTNCCEWEGIGCDNITGHVVKLDLRNPCFLSPPYCYFELQEEHRVYAPNVNPSLLQLEYLAYLDLSGNHFNSSPIPSFIGSMQRLRYLSLRYSSFGGRIPNSLRNLKNLHLLDLSENHFDASNITWLSQLHSLKHLDLSYIDLGNTRDLFQVLNMLPSLLNLSLSGCGLEDSLIPLGANFQNLTSLVHLYLSDNELHGPLLDAFRNLSSIEYLYLSYNGIHGPIPDGVFQSMPSLEYLGLAGNELSGPIPSWFRNFEKLTFLDLSYNGLHGPIPDGVFQSMPSLEYLDLADNELSGPIPDGALQNMSSLVSLHLSRNRLSGPIPEAFRTMTSIKSLYLNDNNITSIPSWFVELKTLLYLGLSSNEFTTTKCSLSSILSNMCHLKGLYFSGNKFREESIAKYQLSGCNKYDLEVLHLSNNEISGRLPTWLGQLVNLEYLDLSSNFFSGPIPLSLGKLSKLRYLDMSKNKLDGGVLPDNIGQLVNLTNLDISSNNFVGVIPQTLGKLVNLQGLDLSNNSFHGLVPQSLNQLVYLNLANNQISGSLPKNIGYTMPSLWNLLLGNNHLNGSIPISLCETVFYNLDLSKNNLSGEIPNCGKNHRQAWEEINLSSNKLSGVIPTSLCQTNPARLVLSKNNLSGEIPNCWKNDEQWVEIDLSSNKLSGGFPSSFGNLSPLEWLHLDNNMLKGELPVSLRNLKNLLILDLGENQFSGSIPPWTTNTFPSLQILRLRQNMLSGSIPSQLCQLTSLQILDLSRNKLEGSIPRCIGNLQGMTSKKSLDDFSVVDSAGAPVEWSPEAVKEVIKGAEREYIKILKLLVNMDLSENNLVGSIPNGITRLTGLHGLNLSNNHLKGEIPEMIGEMKSIESLDLSNNHLSGTIPNSMSALTSLSHLNLSHNNLSGPIPKGNQLLTLDDPSIYAENPYLCGSPLPKCPGDISHQAPNSKNDEDEDDKKDKVEKLWFYFVIAVGFATGFWGVIGTLLFKKNWRHAYFRWVEDVADKIYVAVVIKVAKPMMRNHTHG from the exons ATGGGAAGATACGTGAGTGGTGCTGCTGCATGTGTAGTCCTTCTCTTCCTGGCTGAAATTGCACAAGTGTGTTTCTTCTTGTGTGCAAATTCAAGCAGTGTCGTTGTCCCTCCTTGCATAGGACGAGAGAGGCAAGCTCTTCTTGAGTTCAAAGCTTCCTTTCAAAGTTATCCATCATTCAGCAGACTTTCCTCATGGAAAGAAACTACTAATTGTTGCGAATGGGAAGGCATAGGCTGTGACAATATCACCGGACATGTTGTCAAGCTTGATCTCAGGAATCCTTGCTTCCTGTCACCACCATATTGTTACTTTGAGTTGCAGGAAGAACATCGTGTATACGCTCCAAATGTGAATCCATCTTTACTGCAGTTGGAATACTTGGCTTATTTGGACTTGAGCGGAAATCATTTCAATTCAAGTCCAATACCAAGCTTCATTGGTTCTATGCAACGTTTGAGGTATCTTTCTCTCAGGTACTCTTCTTTTGGTGGGAGGATTCCGAATAGCCTTAGAAATCTCAAGAACCTGCACCTACTTGATCTCAGTGAAAATCATTTTGACGCCAGTAACATCACTTGGCTTTCTCAACTTCACTCACTCAAACACCTTGACTTGAGTTATATTGACTTGGGGAACACACGTGATTTGTTCCAGGTACTCAACATGCTTCCTTCCTTGTTAAATCTTAGCTTGTCGGGCTGTGGACTTGAAGACTCCCTCATTCCTCTCGGTGCTAATTTCCAAAACTTGACATCTCTTGTCCATCTTTATCTTTCAGATAATGAGCTTCATGGTCCACTCCTTGATGCTTTCAGAAACTTGTCTTCCATTGAATACCTCTATCTTTCATACAATGGGATCCACGGTCCAATTCCTGATGGTGTGTTTCAGAGCATGCCATCACTCGAGTATCTTGGTCTTGCGGGTAATGAGCTAAGTGGTCCAATTCCGTCCTGGTTTCGTAACTTTGAGAAGCTTACATTTCTTGATCTTTCATACAATGGGCTTCATGGTCCAATTCCTGATGGTGTGTTTCAGAGCATGCCATCACTCGAGTATCTTGATCTTGCGGATAATGAGCTAAGTGGTCCAATTCCTGATGGTGCACTACAAAACATGTCATCACTTgtatctcttcatctttcaaggAATAGGCTCAGCGGTCCGATTCCTGAGGCTTTTCGAACCATGACTTCCATTAAATCCCTTTACCTTAATGACAACAATATCACTTCAATTCCATCATGGTTTGTTGAGTTAAAGACACTTCTCTACCTTGGCCTTTCATCAAATGAATTTACTACAACCAAATGTTCGCTTTCATCAATTCTCAGTAACATGTGTCATCTAAAGGGGTTATATTTCTCAGGGAACAAGTTCCGAGAAGAATCAATTGCAAAGTACCAATTATCTGGATGCAACAAATATGATCTAGAGGTATTGCATTTGTCTAATAATGAGATCAGTGGTCGCTTGCCAACTTGGTTGGGGCAACTTGTGAATTTAGAATATCTTGATCTCAGTTCAAATTTTTTCTCTGGACCCATTCCCTTATCTCTAGGAAAACTATCAAAGTTGAGATACCTAGACATGTCAAAAAATAAGTTGGATGGGGGAGTCCTTCCTGATAATATTGGACAACTTGTCAATTTAACAAACTTGGATATTTCTTCCAATAATTTTGTTGGTGTTATTCCTCAAACTCTGGGAAAACTTGTAAACCTACAAGGTCTTGACCTTTCAAACAATTCTTTTCATGGTCTCGTTCCTCAAAGTCTCAATCAACTTGTCTATTTAAATCTCGCCAACAACCAAATCAGCGGTTCACTTCCAAAAAATATTGGATATACAATGCCCTCTTTGTGGAACTTATTACTTGGAAATAACCACTTAAATGGTTCAATACCAATCTCTTTATGTGAAACTGTGTTTTACAACCTTGACCTTTCAAAGAACAACTTATCTGGTGAAATCCCAAATTGTGGGAAAAATCATCGACAAGCTTGGGAAGAAATAAATTTGTCATCAAACAAATTATCTGGGGTGATCCCAACCTCTCTATGCCAAACTAATCCAGCGAGACTTGTCCTTTCAAAGAACAATTTATCTGGTGAAATTCCAAATTGTTGGAAGAACGATGAACAGTGGGTAGAAATAGATTTGTCATCAAACAAATTATCTGGTGGGTTTCCAAGCTCATTTGGGAATCTTTCCCCATTGGAATGGTTGCATTTAGACAATAACATGCTCAAAGGTGAACTTCCAGTGTCTTTGAGAAATTTGAAGAATTTGTTGATTTTGGATCTTGGTGAGAATCAATTTTCAGGGAGCATACCACCATGGACTACAAACACATTTCCTTCACTGCAGATTCTTAGACTGCGGCAAAACATGTTGAGTGGTAGCATTCCTTCACAATTATGCCAACTTACATCACTGCAAATTTTGGACCTTTCTCGTAACAAATTAGAAGGTTCAATTCCTCGGTGCATAGGAAATCTTCAAGGAATGACTAGTAAAAAATCATTAGACGATTTTAGTGTGGTGGACTCGGCTGGTGCACCTGTTGAATGGTCCCCTGAAGCCGTAAAAGAAGTCATAAAAGGAGCTGAACGCGAGTACATCAAAATCTTGAAGCTTTTAGTCAACATGGACTTGTCAGAAAACAATTTGGTTGGATCCATTCCTAATGGAATAACCAGGCTCACAGGATTGCATGGCTTGAATCTGTCAAACAATCATTTGAAAGGAGAGATCCCTGAGATGATAGGGGAGATGAAATCAATTGAGTCTTTGGACCTATCTAATAACCATCTGTCAGGCACAATTCCAAATAGCATGTCTGCTTTGACTTCATTGAGCCATTTAAACTTATCACACAATAATCTTTCAGGACCAATTCCTAAAGGTAACCAACTTTTAACTCTGGATGACCCATCTATTTATGCTGAAAACCCTTATCTTTGCGGATCTCCACTCCCAAAATGTCCTGGTGATATTTCACATCAAGCTCCTAATAGCAAAAATGACGAAGATGAAGATGACAAGAAAGATAAGGTGGAAAAATTATGGTTCTACTTTGTCATAGCAGTTGGCTTTGCAACTGGTTTTTGGGGAGTTATTGGCACATTATTGTTCAAGAAGAATTGGAGGCATGCTTACTTCAGATGGGTGGAAGATGTAGCTGACAAGATTTATGTGGCAGTTGTGATCAAAGTTGCAAAGCCAATGATGAGAAACCACACTCACGG ATGA
- the LOC130718242 gene encoding heavy metal-associated isoprenylated plant protein 39-like isoform X2, whose amino-acid sequence MAQKVVLKVLTMIDDKTKKKAIEATADIYGVDSIAADVKDQKLTVIGEMDPVAVVKKLKKVGKVDIISVGPAKEEKKEEKKDEKKEEKPEEKK is encoded by the exons ATGGCTCAG AAGGTGGTGTTAAAGGTCCTCACTATGATAGATgacaaaacaaagaagaaagcaatAGAGGCAACTGCAGATATCTATG GGGTTGATTCCATCGCTGCAGATGTGAAGGACCAGAAGCTAACAGTGATTGGTGAAATGGATCCAGTGGCAGTAGTGAAGAAGCTCAAGAAAGTAGGGAAGGTAGATATAATATCAGTTGGACCAGCcaaggaagagaagaaagaggaaaagaaggatgagaaaaaagaagagaaaccggaggagaaaaaataa
- the LOC130718242 gene encoding heavy metal-associated isoprenylated plant protein 39-like isoform X1 — protein sequence MAQQKVVLKVLTMIDDKTKKKAIEATADIYGVDSIAADVKDQKLTVIGEMDPVAVVKKLKKVGKVDIISVGPAKEEKKEEKKDEKKEEKPEEKK from the exons ATGGCTCAG CAGAAGGTGGTGTTAAAGGTCCTCACTATGATAGATgacaaaacaaagaagaaagcaatAGAGGCAACTGCAGATATCTATG GGGTTGATTCCATCGCTGCAGATGTGAAGGACCAGAAGCTAACAGTGATTGGTGAAATGGATCCAGTGGCAGTAGTGAAGAAGCTCAAGAAAGTAGGGAAGGTAGATATAATATCAGTTGGACCAGCcaaggaagagaagaaagaggaaaagaaggatgagaaaaaagaagagaaaccggaggagaaaaaataa
- the LOC130718196 gene encoding uncharacterized protein LOC130718196 produces the protein MFKSWSKKNKIKAVFKMEFQATQVPKMKKSALMVSLVPDDVGKPTVKLEKTAVQDGTCIWENPIFESVKLVRDAKSGILHEKIYHFIVSTGSSKSGYLGEASVDFADFVAEVEPLTVSLPLKFANSGVVLHVTIQNVEGYTAERNGEDNGAVQLYNDGSLKHQLSYDSTDQESYNIDENGHLANSRSEYSEQNASNGISPGVASWEDPYSFRQNSMPSKGAVEAKATETQAHKRSNTNWSTGSASDGSLGDWTNSLEDTLPRVRLQETSDDATENLKNEIASLKRQAEVSELELQSLRRQIEKESTRGQNLSRQIISLREERDLLKTKYEQVKPEQNLNNESKISKSLKSEIEDTRLQLEAIKEELVYEKEVSANLQLQLQKTQNSNSELLLAVTDLEAMLEQKNKEILALPTNIKSKKITKEHDDATELDLLRQRIADQDGEIDNFCKQREELSEHIKELTWEYELLKKENVDISLRLKQDEAQHIKLQNEHSASLVTIQQLESQVERLEDKIKMQEDEFSEYLVCIKDLESQVKSLEKELKIQAEKYEDDLHEMQCAKTEQEERAIQLEEALKKTRHNNALTSERFQEEYRSLSVEMAHKVEENEKMAMEAVAEADELRHQNKLIEEMLHKCNEELRFITNQNESKLEELSNQISSKEKTIEQMSRELEVKSRQLEDAQRHRDEKDAAFSRQIQMFRSQIKKLMEEECTFSKPKLTNKMSETVRKDAETIPERQPSMTVNDEEMILGNLLSEVENFKIQHNETKHSLHKEQVDKENMKKHISQLEGELKKKEAEVNAMEKKLKNNKGRAPVTQMNLISRDNECYPTPSAKSHIKKSKSEMLKGMNATSAASKSEGGTIGKSAPRSDVKTCSANEVIVSNNHDGESHTNELLNEVSALKDRNKSMETELKEMEERYSEISLKFAEVEGERQQLVMALRNLKNGKKN, from the exons ATGTTCAAATCATGGAGCAAGAAGAACAAGATCAAAGCTGTGTTCAAGATGGAATTTCAGGCAACTCAG GTGCCAAAGATGAAAAAGTCTGCACTGATGGTATCTTTGGTGCCAGATGATGTTGGGAAGCCAACAGTGAAACTGGAGAAAACCGCGGTCCAGGATGGGACTTGCATATGGGAGAATCCAATTTTTGAATCGGTTAAACTCGTTAGGGATGCAAAATCAGGGATACTACATGAGAAAATCTACCATTTCATTGTTTCAACT GGATCTTCAAAATCTGGCTATCTTGGGGAAGCCTCAGTTGATTTTGCTGATTTTGTAGCAGAAGTTGAGCCACTGACTGTTTCTCTACCCTTAAAGTTTGCCAATTCTGGGGTAGTTTTACAT GTGACGATTCAGAACGTGGAAGGATATACTGCTGAAAG AAATGGGGAAGATAATGGAGCTGTGCAACTTTACAATGATGGAAGCTTGAAACACCAGCTGAGCTATGACAGTACAGATCAAGAAAGTTACAATATTGATGAA AATGGGCACCTGGCCAACTCTAGATCTGAGTATTCTGAACAAAATGCATCTAATGGCATCAGTCCTGGGGTAGCTTCATGGGAGGATCCTTATAGCTTCAGACAGAACTCCATGCCCTCAAAAGGAGCAGTTGAGGCCAAAGCAACAGAAACCCAAGCGCATAAGAGGTCAAACACAAACTGGTCGACGGGTTCAGCATCAGATGGGAGTTTAGGTGACTGGACAAACAGCCTGGAAGATACTCTTCCAAGAGTAAGATTACAAGAAACTTCAGATGATGCCACTGAGAATCTCAAGAATGAAATTGCTTCTCTGAAGAGGCAGGCAGAAGTATCAGAACTAGAGTTACAGTCACTTCGGAGGCAGATAGAAAAGGAAAGCACCCGAGGACAGAATTTGTCGAGGCAAATAATCAGCCTCAGGGAGGAGAGAGATTTGCTCAAGACCAAATATGAGCAAGTCAAGCCTGAGCAGAACTTAAACAATGAGAGCAAAATCTCTAAAAGTTTGAAGTCTGAGATTGAAGATACCAGGCTTCAGTTAGAGGCAATAAAGGAAGAGCTTGTTTATGAAAAAGAAGTGAGTGCCAATCTTCAATTGCAACTGCAGAAGACACAAAACTCAAATTCTGAACTACTTTTGGCTGTGACAGATCTTGAAGCAATGCTAGAACAAAAGAATAAGGAAATATTGGCTCTACCTACCAATATAAAATCCAAGAAGATTACTAAAGAGCATGATGATGCCACCGAATTGGATCTCTTGCGGCAGAGGATTGCAGACCAGGATGGTGAAATAGACAATTTCTGCAAGCAACGGGAAGAGCTAAGCGAGCATATAAAAGAGCTCACTTGGGAATATGAGCTTCTGAAGAAGGAAAATGTGGATATCTCTTTGAGATTAAAGCAGGATGAAGCACAACATATTAAGTTGCAAAATGAACATTCAGCTTCTTTAGTTACAATACAACAACTAGAATCTCAAGTAGAGAGACTAGAAGACAAGATAAAAATGCAGGAAGATGAATTTTCAGAATATTTGGTCTGCATCAAGGACCTTGAAAGTCAAGTTAAGTCTTTGGAGAAAGAATTGAAAATACAGGCAGAGAAATATGAAGATGATCTCCATGAAATGCAATGTGCAAAAACTGAGCAGGAAGAACGTGCCATCCAATTAGAAGAGGCATTGAAAAAGACAAGACACAATAATGCTCTCACATCTGAGCGTTTTCAGGAGGAATATAGATCTCTTTCTGTTGAAATGGCTCACAAAGTGGAGGAGAATGaaaagatggccatggaagcagTTGCAGAAGCTGATGAATTGCGACACCAGAACAAACTTATAGAAGAAATGCTCCATAAATGCAATGAAGAGCTCAGATTTATTACAAATCAGAATGAATCGAAACTGGAAGAGCTCTCGAACCAGataagttcaaaagaaaaaacaatagAACAGATGTCACGAGAACTAGAAGTGAAGTCTAGACAACTTGAGGATGCACAAAGGCACAGGGATGAAAAGGATGCGGCATTTTCAAGGCAAATTCAAATGTTCAGATCTCAAATTAAAAAGTTGATGGAAGAGGAGTGTACATTCTCTAAACCCAAGCTAACAAATAAGATGTCTGAGACAGTAAGGAAAGATGCAGAAACAATCCCTGAACGACAACCATCTATGACAGTAAATGATGAGGAGATGATACTTGGAAACCTTCTGTCAGAAGTCGAAAACTTTAAGATCCAGCACAATGAAACAAAACACAGTTTGCACAAAGAACAAGTGGATAAAGAAAATATGAAGAAACACATCTCTCAACTAGAAGGagaactgaagaagaaggaagcaGAAGTAAATGCtatggaaaagaagctcaagaatAACAAAGGACGAGCTCCTGTTACACAAATGAATTTGATTTCGAGAGACAATGAGTGTTATCCAACTCCTTCTGCTAAGTCACATATCAAGAAGTCAAAATCAGAAATGCTCAAG GGAATGAATGCTACAAGTGCTGCTAGCAAGTCAGAAGGAGGGACAATAGGGAAGTCAGCTCCCCGAAG TGATGTAAAAACTTGCTCTGCAAATGAGGTGATTGTCTCGAATAATCATGATGGTGAGTCCCACACAAATGAATTGTTGAATGAAGTGTCAGCCCTAAAGGACAGGAACAAGTCTATGGAAACTGAGCTAAAAGAAATGGAAGAAAGATATTCAGAGATTAGTCTGAAATTCGCAGAGGTGGAAGGAGAACGACAGCAGCTTGTTATGGCTCTACGTAATCTCAAGAATGGTAAGAAGAACTAA
- the LOC130718197 gene encoding low-temperature-induced 65 kDa protein-like: MDSRVVPSQVHENNENHPHVASQQVTHGEEEHHSENEKTSVLNKVKVKARKIRDTIKKHGQQVLDHGHESNNKDQHIPDDHELDEEKEIVEDPEVQAAPNYENEGFKSTTPASEQVENFGKSGSDFGSTTVMGEEQPHQDPVVVGVSSTAEMNQNIDTEPVKKIAGEEKPMDLERPTVLEDDHHAQGSRPEAYTLPSYETNVTVPSGAGSDEIEDIKTVEKSFERMNVHDEPKPTPEPKVLPEIADTEYPPTGSNDQFEPNLSAATETHDPSARTHDQLSSEKISTNINRNPEIEEQTFNTITTTPEEQQSVKTKSNHNSYTDEISSATADITVSPEISEASDTAEMNQNIATEPVKTFAGEEKAIDLERPIVLEDDPQGSRPEAYTLPNYQTKATDPSGAGSDEIEDIKTVEKSFGRMNVHDEPKPTPEPKVLPEIADTEYPSTGSNDQFKFEPHLSAATEIQDPSARTHDQFSSEKIFSDSNRNPEIEEQTVNTITTTAEEPQSVKTKSNHNSYTDEISSATADITVSPEISEASEIGHDEKGDRNDKVMTTLEELQKSEDVSDPSGSTAENGKSIAQPLTEKSAPVYGKVAEVGSTGGVGTETKNGVEDQNNGVALKDYLAEKLRPGEEDKALSEVISEALYKGKEEEVKKEQGNLGSEDEKSEKVCEDNSYVKSPGKGMVETVKGVVGSWFAKSEETQSPQVAGAAEDLSNDKGSGAEEEHVSQVVDERRTQE; encoded by the exons ATGGATTCAAGAGTAGTTCCAAGTCAAGTGCATGAGAACAATGAAAATCACCCTCATGTTGCTTCACAACAAG TGactcatggtgaagaagaaCACCACTCTGAGAATGAGAAGACGTCTGTTCTGAATAAGGTCAAGGTAAAGGCTAGGAAAATCAGGGACACGATTAAGAAGCATGGCCAGCAAGTCCTTGATCATGGTCATGAGTCCAACAATAAAGATCAGCATATCCCTGATGACCATGAGttggatgaagaaaaagaaatagttGAAGACCCAGAAGTTCAAGCAGCACCAA ATTATGAAAATGAAGGTTTTAAAAGTACTACCCCTGCATCTGAGCAAGTTGAAAATTTTGGGAAGTCAGGAAGTGATTTTGGGAGCACAACAGTTATGGGAGAAGAACAACCCCATCAAGATCCAGTAGTTGTGGGCGTTTCTTCAACTGCTGAAATGAATCAAAACATTGACACTGAACCAGTCAAAAAAATTGCTGGGGAAGAAAAGCCAATGGATTTGGAGAGGCCAACAGTCTTGGAGGATGATCATCACGCTCAAGGAAGTAGACCTGAGGCATATACTCTTCCCAGTTATGAGACCAATGTCACTGTTCCAAGTGGGGCAG GAAGTGATGAAATAGAAGACATTAAAACTGTTGAAAAATCTTTTGAGAGAATGAATGTCCATGATGAGCCAAAACCTACACCAGAGCCAAAAGTACTGCCAGAAATTGCTGATACTGAATATCCTCCTACTGGAAGTAATGATCAGTTTGAACCAAACCTATCTGCTGCTACAGAAACCCACGATCCTTCTGCTAGAACTCATGATCAGCTCTCTTCGGAGAAGATATCTACAAATATCAATAGAAACCCGGAAATTGAAGAACAAACTTTCAACACCATCACAACCACACCTGAAGAACAACAATCAGTGAAGACAAAATCAAACCATAACAGTTACACAGATGAAATCTCATCGGCAACCGCTGATATAACTGTCTCTCCCGAGATTTCTGAAGCTTCTGATACTGCTGAAATGAATCAAAACATTGCCACTGAACCAGTCAAAACATTTGCTGGGGAAGAAAAGGCAATTGATTTGGAGAGGCCAATAGTCTTGGAGGATGATCCTCAAGGAAGTAGACCTGAGGCATATACTCTTCCAAATTATCAAACCAAAGCAACTGATCCAAGTGGGGCTG GGAGTGATGAAATAGAAGACATTAAAACTGTTGAGAAATCTTTTGGGAGAATGAATGTCCATGATGAGCCAAAACCAACCCCAGAGCCAAAAGTTCTGCCTGAAATTGCTGATACTGAATACCCTTCTACTGGAAGTAATGATCAGTTTAAATTTGAACCACACCTCTCTGCTGCAACAGAAATCCAGGATCCTTCTGCTAGAACTCATGATCAGTTCTCTTCAGAGAAGATATTTTCAGATAGCAATAGAAACCCGGAAATTGAAGAACAAACTGTCAACACCATCACAACCACAGCTGAAGAACCACAATCAGTGAAGACAAAATCAAACCATAACAGTTACACAGATGAAATCTCATCGGCAACCGCCGATATAACTGTCTCTCCCGAGATTTCTGAAGCTTCTGAGATTGGACATGATGAGAAAGGTGATAGAAACGACAAGGTGATGACTACCCTTGAAGAGCTGCAAAAGAGTGAGGATGTTTCTGACCCCTCAGGATCCACTGCAGAAAATGGAAAGAGCATTGCTCAGCCTCTGACAGAGAAATCAGCTCCAGTTTATGGGAAGGTAGCAGAGGTAGGAAGCACTGGTGGAGTTGGAACTGAAACAAAAAATGGGGTTGAAGATCAGAACAATGGGGTTGCTTTAAAGGACTATTTAGCTGAGAAGCTAAGGCCTGGTGAAGAAGACAAGGCACTTTCTGAGGTGATTTCAGAAGCTTTATATAAGGGAAAAGAAGAGGAAGTGAAAAAAGAGCAAGGAAATTTGGGTAGTGAAGATGAGAAGTCAGAGAAAGTGTGTGAGGACAACAGCTATGTGAAGAGTCCAGGAAAAGGTATGGTTGAAACGGTTAAGGGTGTTGTTGGGTCTTGGTTTGCCAAATCAGAGGAGACTCAATCACCACAAG TTGCAGGTGCTGCTGAGGATTTATCAAATGATAAAGGTTCTGGTGCTGAAGAGGAACATGTTAGCCAAGTTGTGGATGAAAGAAGAACCCAGGAGTGA
- the LOC130718241 gene encoding pentatricopeptide repeat-containing protein At3g60050-like, translated as MNLLARLGPKMVHRLSHCLIISRRLCDRPFGGDGFECVEEPLKKLGSDYDSSVDEWFQLNEESSGNQKPFSLRKGFLESVKLDAKRVLEILRQDGPGLDARVVLDELQVRPSGLLVREVLVGILKSINHENRTRCAKLAYKFFVWCSQQEAYQHTANAYHLIMNIYAECEEYKALWRLVGEMIEKGFPATARTFNILIRTCGEAGLAKDLVETFIKSKTFNYRPFKHSYNAILHSLLVLNQYKLIEWVYQQMLLDGFSSDILTYNIVMYAKYRLGKLDQFQILFKEMGRNGFSPDFHTYNLLLHFLGKEDKPLAAVNLLKQMRETGIEPTVLHYTTLIDGLSRAGNLHACKHFFDEMIKNGCMPDVVAYTVMITGYVVAGELEKAQEMFHEMISKEQVPNVYTYNSMIRGLCMAGKFDEACSMLKEMETKGCSPNSVVYVSLLSCLQNAGKVANAREVMRQMMEKGKYAHLLSRFKGYKT; from the coding sequence ATGAATTTGTTAGCCCGTTTAGGTCCAAAGATGGTCCATAGATTATCTCATTGTTTGATTATTTCGCGGCGATTATGCGACCGTCCGTTTGGCGGTGATGGGTTTGAATGTGTTGAGGAGCCTTTGAAAAAACTAGGTTCAGATTATGATTCCTCTGTGGATGAATGGTTCCAGTTGAATGAGGAGTCGAGCGGTAACCAAAAACCCTTTTCACTTCGAAAAGGGTTCTTAGAAAGTGTTAAGTTAGATGCTAAGAGAGTCCTTGAGATACTGAGACAAGATGGTCCTGGTCTTGATGCTAGGGTGGTTTTAGATGAGTTGCAGGTTAGGCCATCGGGGCTTCTTGTGAGGGAGGTTCTCGTTGGAATTTTGAAGAGCATTAATCATGAGAATAGGACTAGGTGTGCAAAGCTGGCCTACAAGTTTTTTGTGTGGTGTAGTCAGCAGGAGGCTTATCAGCACACTGCGAATGCGTATCACTTGATTATGAATATATATGCTGAGTGTGAGGAGTATAAGGCGTTGTGGAGGTTGGTTGGTGAGATGATTGAGAAAGGGTTTCCGGCTACTGCTCGTACTTTCAATATTTTGATTCGTACTTGTGGTGAGGCAGGCTTGGCGAAGGATTTGGTGGAGACGTTCATAAAGTCGAAGACGTTCAACTATAGGCCTTTTAAGCACTCCTACAATGCAATCCTACACAGTCTTCTAGTTTTAAACCAGTACAAGTTGATTGAGTGGGTTTATCAACAGATGCTGCTTGATGGTTTTTCCTCAGATATTTTAACTTACAATATTGTCATGTATGCCAAGTACAGACTTGGGAAGTTGGACCAGTTCCAGATACTGTTTAAAGAGATGGGCAGAAATGGATTTTCTCCAGATTTTCATACCTACAACCTCCTTCTTCACTTTCTCGGTAAAGAGGACAAACCGCTCGCAGCTGTTAATCTTTTAAAACAAATGAGAGAAACTGGTATAGAGCCAACTGTGCTTCATTACACCACGTTGATAGATGGATTGAGCAGAGCAGGAAATCTGCATGCTTGCAAACatttttttgatgaaatgatAAAGAACGGGTGCATGCCAGATGTGGTGGCTTATACTGTAATGATAACAGGATATGTAGTTGCTGGTGAACTTGAGAAAGCACAGGAAATGTTTCATGAGATGATTTCTAAAGAACAAGTGCCAAATGTTTATACATACAATTCCATGATCCGGGGATTATGTATGGCAGGAAAATTTGATGAAGCATGCTCAATGCTCAAGGAAATGGAGACCAAAGGTTGTAGTCCAAACTCTGTTGTCTATGTTTCACTACTGAGTTGTTTGCAGAATGCTGGAAAGGTTGCTAATGCTCGTGAAGTGATGAGACAGATGATGGAGAAGGGGAAGTATGCCCACTTGCTTTCAAGGTTCAAGGGGTATAAAACATAG